The following is a genomic window from Bactrocera tryoni isolate S06 chromosome 2, CSIRO_BtryS06_freeze2, whole genome shotgun sequence.
ctgctgctgctgtcgaAACCGCTCAGACCGCTGCTGCCGATACTACTGCCACTTAAGCCGCCGTTGGTGCGTCCCTTGATGCTGCCaccgctgccgctgctgccgGTGCCGCCGCTGAGCAGTCGCAGGCTGTTGCGTGTTAGTGTGTCATCATCGTCAGTGTCGAGCTGGTTCAGCAATTGGTCGGCGGCACTCAGGCGCCCGGCATCTCCACGTAGTGAAATGGTGCTGCTGCGTCCGCCATTGCCGCTGCCATTGGTGATCTTTGTAGAGATGACGCTACGCATGCCTGTTGCGCCAGAGCTGCCGTCCAATAACAATGGTGAGTGTATGACTTGAGCTTGTACCGTTGCGCTAGCCGGTTGAGTAATCACTATCTGCGGGAGGTTGGTGCGTTCGATGATCTGTCGTGCGCTACCGTCGCGCAACTCCTTCAGTGCGGTTAGGTCGCGTTGTTGGGCGTAGACGCTGCCGCTGGGTGTGCGTGACAAGATCGTGGGTGGGTGTGAAACTACAGTAGCATGCACGCTGTGTCCGAGTGTGCGTGAGGGCAGTGATTGCGACAGCAGTAGGGCTTGCTCGTTGGTCAGGCGCTCTTGTGCCTGTTGGGTTTGTGTacgcaattgttgttgctgttggcgttgctgctgctgctgttgcagtTGTGCTAATTGCTCCTGTTGTtcctgctgttgttgctgttgttgtttgtactGTTGCTGAAACTGTTCCATCAGTTGCTGGGCTTGAGCGCGTGCCTGGGCTTCCGCCTGTATGCGCGCCTGCAATTCGGCGTCGCTTTGTACTTGAGCCATGGCCTCGGCATGTGCCTTAGCCTGCGCTTGGAGTTGTGCTTCGGCGAGCGCCTGAGCCTCGGCATAAGATGCAGCCTGGGCTTG
Proteins encoded in this region:
- the LOC120767591 gene encoding ras-interacting protein RIP3 codes for the protein MKRFYYLLCVCLLSCNVVHASYSHLQAIDFSQLQQQQKSSITQQQQQQQDQQSQEQTDTTTDSSEDYDSHPQYSFAYDVRDTLTGDEKQQEEKRDGDLVQGQYSLVEPDGTRRVVEYTADDINGFNAIVSKQLVDERSRASASATASSSRYNSFETLQSQIQTQAIAEAQAQAASYAEAQALAEAQLQAQAKAHAEAMAQVQSDAELQARIQAEAQARAQAQQLMEQFQQQYKQQQQQQQEQQEQLAQLQQQQQQRQQQQQLRTQTQQAQERLTNEQALLLSQSLPSRTLGHSVHATVVSHPPTILSRTPSGSVYAQQRDLTALKELRDGSARQIIERTNLPQIVITQPASATVQAQVIHSPLLLDGSSGATGMRSVISTKITNGSGNGGRSSTISLRGDAGRLSAADQLLNQLDTDDDDTLTRNSLRLLSGGTGSSGSGGSIKGRTNGGLSGSSIGSSGLSGFDSSSSGSDERGSDREGNVLRNGLRNSNRRLQSLFSSSGSGSNGNGSGKSTW